Proteins encoded by one window of Anaerosalibacter sp. Marseille-P3206:
- a CDS encoding 2-oxoacid:acceptor oxidoreductase family protein yields MEHHELRLSGSGGQGLILAGIILAEAALYDGKNVVQSQSYGPEARGGASKAEVIISEDDINYPKVRDCNILLALTQVACDKYIDGLNEGGALILDSSIKNVPERDDINIFRVPILETAKEKLNRPMVANIVALGTIYELTKVVSKESLEKAVLSRVPKGTEELNKKALEEGFNLIKTHKEECYAK; encoded by the coding sequence ATGGAGCATCATGAATTAAGGTTAAGCGGTTCTGGAGGACAAGGACTTATTTTAGCTGGTATAATATTAGCAGAGGCTGCTCTTTATGATGGAAAAAACGTAGTTCAATCTCAATCCTATGGTCCTGAAGCTAGAGGTGGTGCTAGTAAGGCTGAAGTAATAATTAGTGAAGATGATATAAATTATCCAAAAGTAAGAGATTGTAATATTCTTCTAGCATTGACTCAAGTAGCATGTGATAAATATATAGATGGATTAAATGAAGGTGGAGCTTTAATATTAGATAGTAGTATTAAGAATGTTCCAGAGAGAGATGATATAAATATATTCCGTGTACCTATTCTAGAAACGGCAAAAGAAAAATTAAACAGACCAATGGTTGCAAATATTGTTGCCTTAGGTACTATTTATGAATTAACAAAGGTTGTAAGTAAGGAGTCTTTAGAAAAAGCTGTATTAAGTAGAGTTCCAAAGGGAACAGAAGAACTAAACAAAAAAGCTTTAGAAGAAGGTTTTAATTTAATAAAAACTCATAAGGAAGAGTGTTATGCAAAATAA
- the ytfJ gene encoding GerW family sporulation protein: protein MKKLPDHPIEALMKTTMTSLKDMVDVNTIVGDPVQSPDGLVIIPISKVSFGFASGGTEFNTMFKKGKREDNSNEEGKLPFGGGTGAGVSVQPVAFMVVGKNQMKLLPVDEGSNALGNLFDLIGKLATNLTNKENQDVNTSNYDSTINPS, encoded by the coding sequence GTGAAAAAATTGCCAGATCATCCTATTGAAGCTCTTATGAAAACAACTATGACGAGTTTGAAAGATATGGTGGATGTGAACACTATAGTTGGTGATCCTGTGCAATCTCCTGATGGATTAGTGATAATTCCAATATCTAAAGTATCTTTTGGATTTGCCTCTGGAGGTACTGAGTTTAATACTATGTTTAAAAAAGGTAAAAGGGAAGATAATAGTAATGAAGAAGGAAAGTTACCTTTTGGAGGTGGTACAGGAGCTGGAGTATCAGTTCAACCAGTAGCGTTTATGGTAGTAGGCAAAAATCAAATGAAATTGTTGCCAGTTGATGAAGGAAGTAACGCTTTAGGAAACTTATTTGATTTAATAGGAAAGTTAGCAACTAATCTTACTAATAAAGAGAATCAAGATGTAAATACATCAAATTATGATTCGACAATAAATCCCAGCTAA
- a CDS encoding 2-oxoacid:ferredoxin oxidoreductase subunit beta, with product MTSELVEKYYRTNRLPHIWCPGCGNGIVTNAIVRAIDNLKLDKNKVCIVSGIGCSSRASGYLDFNTIHTTHGRALSFATGIKMANPELTVIVITGDGDSAAIGGNHLIHACRRNIDITTVVFNNNIYGMTGGQYSPTTPTGDKGTTAPYGNIDNNFDLCNLAIAAGATFAGRATVYNPNLITKLVEDGIQNKGFSFVESVTLCPTYYGRKNKKGEAVDMMKFLKDNSINVVAAQKLSKEEIKNKIIVGQLHSESKPEYTDEYQRIIDYF from the coding sequence TTGACCAGTGAATTAGTTGAAAAATATTATAGAACAAATCGATTACCACATATTTGGTGTCCAGGTTGTGGAAATGGAATAGTAACAAATGCAATAGTTAGAGCGATAGATAATTTAAAGTTAGATAAAAATAAAGTCTGTATAGTTTCAGGAATTGGATGTTCTTCAAGAGCTTCTGGATATCTAGATTTTAATACTATACACACTACTCATGGAAGGGCACTGTCTTTTGCAACTGGAATTAAGATGGCTAATCCAGAATTAACTGTTATTGTTATAACAGGAGATGGTGACTCTGCTGCTATAGGGGGAAATCATCTTATACATGCTTGCAGAAGAAACATTGATATTACAACTGTTGTTTTTAATAATAATATCTATGGTATGACAGGTGGACAGTATTCTCCAACTACACCAACAGGTGATAAAGGGACAACTGCACCTTATGGCAATATTGATAACAATTTTGACCTATGTAATTTAGCAATTGCTGCTGGTGCAACTTTTGCAGGTAGAGCAACTGTTTATAATCCAAACTTAATAACAAAATTAGTAGAAGATGGCATTCAAAATAAAGGGTTTTCTTTTGTAGAATCAGTAACACTTTGTCCAACTTATTATGGAAGGAAAAACAAGAAAGGTGAAGCAGTAGACATGATGAAATTTTTAAAAGACAATTCCATTAACGTGGTTGCTGCTCAAAAATTAAGTAAAGAAGAAATTAAAAACAAAATAATAGTTGGTCAATTGCATAGTGAAAGTAAGCCTGAATATACTGATGAATATCAAAGAATAATTGACTATTTTTAA
- a CDS encoding D-alanyl-D-alanine carboxypeptidase family protein, producing MRIKTVLILITIVLFISSISYCTEPDISAQSAILMDTISGRVLFDYNSQEKLPMASTTKIMTALIGIENGNMDDIVKINKDSVGIEGSSIYLYEDEEISKKDLLYGLMLRSGNDSAVAIAKHIGGDVGSFIEMMNMRSKEIGALNTNFVNPHGLEDKNHYTTAYDLALITKEALKSKEFREIVSAKTWVANRDKNNYFYNKNKTLWQYDGGDGVKIGYTKSAGRCLVSSATRKGMQLIAVVLNDGNWFNDCYKLFDYGFDNYESIIVYDKGQFIKNLKIKDGNEEYLPVITEDICTLPLKEDEKEKIKVVIHLPDELEAPIIKNTKVGRIEVYLDGEMMYTTNLISKYEVKKINFFEKLLRSLDK from the coding sequence TTGCGAATTAAAACTGTATTAATATTAATTACAATCGTATTATTTATAAGTTCTATATCTTATTGCACTGAACCAGATATAAGTGCACAGAGTGCAATACTAATGGATACTATATCTGGGAGGGTTCTTTTTGATTATAATTCACAAGAAAAACTACCAATGGCAAGTACGACTAAGATAATGACAGCTTTAATAGGGATAGAAAATGGTAATATGGATGATATTGTTAAAATAAATAAAGATTCAGTAGGTATTGAAGGTTCAAGTATATATTTATATGAAGATGAGGAAATAAGTAAAAAAGATTTGTTATATGGATTAATGTTAAGGTCAGGTAATGATTCTGCTGTTGCTATTGCTAAACATATTGGTGGGGATGTAGGTAGTTTTATTGAAATGATGAATATGCGTTCTAAAGAAATAGGTGCTTTAAATACAAATTTTGTTAATCCTCATGGACTTGAAGACAAAAATCACTATACTACTGCCTATGATTTAGCCTTAATAACAAAAGAAGCTTTAAAATCAAAAGAGTTTAGGGAAATTGTAAGTGCAAAAACTTGGGTAGCAAATAGAGATAAAAATAACTATTTTTATAATAAAAACAAAACTCTTTGGCAATACGATGGTGGTGATGGTGTAAAAATTGGTTATACTAAAAGTGCAGGTAGATGTTTAGTTTCAAGTGCTACAAGAAAAGGTATGCAACTTATTGCCGTAGTTTTAAATGATGGTAATTGGTTTAATGATTGTTATAAGTTATTTGACTATGGATTTGATAATTATGAATCTATTATTGTGTACGATAAAGGTCAGTTTATTAAAAATTTGAAAATTAAAGATGGAAATGAGGAGTACTTACCTGTAATTACAGAGGATATCTGTACATTACCCTTAAAGGAAGACGAGAAAGAAAAAATAAAGGTAGTAATACATTTACCTGATGAATTAGAGGCACCAATTATAAAAAATACAAAAGTTGGAAGGATTGAAGTGTATTTAGATGGAGAAATGATGTATACAACTAATTTGATATCTAAATATGAAGTTAAGAAGATTAACTTCTTTGAAAAGCTATTGAGGAGCCTAGATAAATAG
- a CDS encoding pseudouridine synthase → MRLQKYMAKCGVASRRKSEEIILSGRVKVNGKTISELGTTIIPENDIVSVDEKIIKLEETKVYIMLNKPTGYVTTLKDEFNRKKVIDLIKGIDERVYPVGRLDYDTSGLLILTNDGDLTYKLTHPSYEIVKTYLAKVEGVPNEGELVRFRNGLKIEDYITSKAEINILKEYKNSSLLEIKIHEGRNRQVRKMCASVNHPVLELKRISFGGINMGNLKQGCWRFLTKNEIDFLKKL, encoded by the coding sequence ATGAGGTTACAAAAGTATATGGCAAAGTGTGGAGTAGCTTCTAGAAGAAAGTCAGAAGAAATAATTTTATCAGGAAGAGTTAAGGTAAATGGAAAAACTATTAGTGAGTTAGGAACAACTATAATTCCAGAAAACGATATTGTGTCGGTAGATGAAAAGATAATCAAACTAGAAGAAACAAAAGTTTATATAATGTTAAATAAGCCTACTGGATATGTTACTACTTTGAAAGATGAATTTAATAGAAAAAAGGTTATTGATTTAATTAAAGGAATAGATGAAAGAGTATATCCGGTAGGAAGACTTGACTATGATACATCAGGATTACTTATTTTAACTAATGATGGAGATTTAACCTATAAATTGACACATCCTAGTTATGAGATTGTTAAGACATATTTGGCGAAGGTTGAAGGTGTACCTAATGAAGGAGAGCTAGTTAGATTTAGAAATGGTTTAAAAATAGAAGATTATATTACATCTAAAGCAGAAATTAATATATTAAAAGAATATAAAAACAGCTCTCTTTTAGAAATTAAAATTCATGAGGGGAGAAATAGACAGGTAAGGAAAATGTGTGCTTCAGTTAATCATCCAGTATTAGAGCTAAAAAGGATTTCCTTTGGTGGAATTAATATGGGTAATCTTAAACAAGGATGCTGGAGATTTTTAACTAAAAACGAAATTGATTTTCTAAAGAAACTTTAA
- a CDS encoding 2-oxoacid:acceptor oxidoreductase subunit alpha, with protein MTDRVVKLMQGNEACVEGAIAAGMRFYGGYPITPSTEIAELSAEKLPRVGGKFIQMEDEIASMGSVIGASLAGLKAMTATSGPGFSLKQENIGYAAITEIPCVIVNVQRGGPSTGLPTSPAQGEVMQVKWGTHGDHPMIALTPSSVRETYDLIIRAFNLAEKYRTPVILLMDEVVAHMREKIEIPNKDEIEIINRKKPESGLDEYNPYEVKEGEYVSPMAVFGDGYRFHVTGLVHDKTGFPTTNPKLAEELVTRLVNKVEDNVDDIVTYEDYKLDDAEIAIVAYGGTARSVKSAVDAGRDENIKVGMFRPITMWPFPRKQIEELSKKVKKVIVVEMNMGQYFLEVDRIAGKHTEVIKYGRVNGELITPEEILKIVKEG; from the coding sequence ATGACTGATAGAGTTGTGAAACTTATGCAAGGAAATGAGGCTTGTGTGGAAGGGGCTATCGCTGCAGGTATGAGATTTTATGGAGGATATCCTATTACACCATCAACTGAAATTGCAGAGTTATCAGCAGAGAAACTTCCTAGAGTTGGTGGTAAATTTATTCAAATGGAAGATGAAATTGCAAGTATGGGTTCAGTTATAGGTGCTTCATTGGCTGGCTTAAAAGCTATGACAGCTACAAGTGGACCTGGTTTTTCATTAAAGCAAGAAAATATTGGATATGCTGCAATAACTGAAATACCTTGTGTAATCGTTAATGTTCAAAGAGGAGGACCAAGTACAGGGTTACCAACCTCTCCTGCTCAAGGGGAAGTTATGCAAGTTAAGTGGGGAACTCATGGAGATCATCCTATGATTGCGTTAACGCCTTCATCTGTAAGAGAAACTTATGATTTAATTATAAGGGCATTTAATTTAGCTGAAAAATATAGAACTCCAGTTATACTTTTAATGGATGAAGTTGTTGCACATATGAGAGAGAAAATCGAGATACCAAATAAAGATGAAATTGAAATAATTAACAGAAAAAAACCTGAAAGTGGATTAGATGAATATAATCCATATGAAGTAAAAGAAGGAGAATACGTTTCACCAATGGCAGTTTTTGGTGATGGTTATAGATTTCATGTAACAGGATTAGTTCATGATAAAACAGGATTTCCAACAACTAATCCAAAATTAGCTGAAGAATTAGTTACTAGATTAGTAAATAAGGTTGAAGATAATGTTGATGATATAGTTACTTATGAAGATTATAAATTAGATGATGCTGAAATAGCTATTGTAGCTTATGGCGGAACTGCTAGATCAGTAAAAAGTGCTGTAGATGCAGGAAGAGATGAAAATATTAAAGTTGGAATGTTTAGACCAATAACTATGTGGCCGTTCCCTAGGAAACAAATTGAGGAATTATCTAAAAAAGTTAAGAAGGTAATAGTTGTAGAAATGAATATGGGACAATATTTCCTTGAAGTAGATAGAATAGCTGGAAAACATACTGAAGTCATAAAGTACGGACGAGTTAATGGAGAGTTAATAACTCCTGAAGAAATCCTAAAAATAGTTAAGGAGGGCTAA
- a CDS encoding 4Fe-4S binding protein: MPEQTLKVLQVNKKWCKGCGICVAFCPKNVLEIKDGKVNIKDEESCIKCGQCELRCPDYAIYLGGKSND; the protein is encoded by the coding sequence GTGCCTGAACAGACTTTAAAAGTGCTACAAGTTAATAAAAAATGGTGCAAAGGTTGTGGCATATGCGTAGCATTTTGTCCTAAGAATGTTCTAGAAATTAAGGACGGTAAAGTAAATATTAAAGATGAAGAATCTTGTATTAAATGCGGACAGTGTGAATTAAGATGTCCAGATTATGCTATTTATCTAGGAGGTAAATCAAATGACTGA
- a CDS encoding oxaloacetate decarboxylase subunit alpha, translating to MAGVKITDTVLRDAHQSLIATRMKTEDMLPIAEKLDEVGYYSLEVWGGATFDSCLRFLNEDPWERLRKLRSVFKKTKLQMLLRGQNLLGYKHYSDDVVEEFVKKTIENGIDIIRVFDALNDPRNLKTSIKATKKAGGHAQAAISYTTSPVHNIDYYVKLAKELEKMGADSICIKDMSGILLPYTAYELVGKLKSEIKIPIQIHSHFTSGIANQTYMKAIEAGADVIDTAISPLGMGTSQPATESMIVSLKGSQYDPGLDLNLLLEIADYFKDLREKYKKEGLLNPKVLEVNAKTLKYQVPGGMLSNLVSQLQSQGALDKFEQVLEEVPRVREDLGYPPLVTPMSQIVGTQSVFNVVLGERYKMVPTEAKNYVKGLYGKPTVPIKEEIRKKIIGDEEVYTGRPADLMEPELDKLRKEISEYIEQDEDVLSYALFPQVAINYFKYRQAERYKIDTNLLNEEFKTYPV from the coding sequence TTGGCTGGTGTAAAAATAACAGATACAGTACTAAGAGATGCCCATCAATCATTAATCGCTACAAGAATGAAAACGGAGGATATGCTACCTATTGCTGAAAAACTAGATGAAGTAGGATACTATTCTCTAGAAGTTTGGGGTGGAGCAACTTTTGATTCATGTTTAAGATTTTTAAATGAGGATCCATGGGAAAGATTAAGAAAATTAAGGAGCGTTTTCAAGAAAACTAAGTTACAAATGCTTCTTAGGGGACAAAATTTATTAGGCTATAAACATTATTCTGATGATGTTGTAGAAGAATTTGTTAAGAAAACTATTGAGAATGGGATAGATATAATAAGAGTATTTGATGCATTGAATGACCCAAGAAACCTAAAAACTTCTATTAAAGCAACTAAAAAAGCAGGTGGACATGCACAAGCTGCAATCTCTTATACTACTAGTCCAGTACATAATATAGATTATTATGTAAAATTGGCTAAAGAACTTGAAAAAATGGGGGCAGATTCTATTTGTATAAAAGATATGTCTGGGATTTTGCTTCCTTATACTGCATATGAATTAGTTGGCAAATTAAAATCTGAAATTAAAATACCTATTCAGATACATTCCCACTTTACTAGTGGTATTGCAAATCAAACATATATGAAAGCAATAGAAGCTGGAGCAGATGTTATAGATACAGCTATTTCTCCATTAGGTATGGGTACAAGTCAACCAGCAACTGAATCTATGATTGTTTCACTAAAAGGTTCACAATATGATCCTGGTCTAGATTTAAATTTACTTTTAGAGATAGCTGATTATTTTAAAGATTTGAGAGAAAAATATAAAAAAGAAGGATTATTGAATCCAAAGGTATTAGAAGTTAATGCAAAAACATTAAAGTACCAAGTTCCTGGAGGGATGCTATCAAATTTAGTATCTCAATTACAAAGTCAAGGAGCATTGGATAAATTTGAACAAGTATTAGAGGAAGTACCTAGAGTTAGGGAAGACTTAGGATATCCACCATTAGTTACTCCTATGAGTCAAATAGTAGGTACTCAATCTGTATTTAATGTTGTTTTAGGCGAAAGATATAAAATGGTACCAACAGAAGCTAAAAACTATGTTAAAGGGTTATATGGTAAACCAACTGTTCCAATAAAAGAAGAGATTAGAAAGAAAATAATTGGCGATGAAGAAGTATATACTGGTCGTCCAGCAGATTTAATGGAACCTGAATTGGATAAGCTGAGAAAAGAAATATCGGAATACATCGAACAAGATGAAGATGTATTATCTTATGCATTATTTCCACAAGTAGCAATTAATTATTTTAAATACAGACAAGCAGAAAGATATAAAATTGATACAAATTTACTGAATGAAGAATTTAAAACTTATCCAGTATAA
- the scpB gene encoding SMC-Scp complex subunit ScpB, producing MDKKEIKAIIESLLFMWGDPLNLKDISLILEINEEEVRSIIDEMIDEFNYERRGIKIIQIDDSYQMSTRSEHFEWIKKLYNPKSNKTLSSAALETLSIVAYNQPITKNEIEMIRGVRCDKALDTLLEKGIIEEKGRLERTGRPIIYGTTKEFLKYFGLTCLEDLPSLEEFEVDIEEE from the coding sequence ATGGATAAAAAGGAAATTAAAGCAATAATAGAATCCTTACTATTTATGTGGGGAGACCCGTTAAATTTAAAAGATATTTCTTTGATTCTAGAAATAAATGAAGAAGAAGTAAGGTCAATAATTGATGAAATGATAGATGAATTTAATTATGAAAGAAGAGGTATAAAAATAATACAAATTGATGACAGTTATCAAATGAGTACTAGATCAGAGCATTTTGAATGGATTAAAAAATTGTATAATCCTAAATCAAATAAGACTCTATCTAGTGCAGCATTAGAAACTTTATCAATAGTGGCTTACAATCAACCAATAACTAAAAATGAAATAGAAATGATAAGAGGAGTTAGATGTGATAAGGCTTTGGATACCCTTTTGGAAAAAGGTATAATAGAAGAAAAAGGTAGATTAGAGAGAACAGGTAGGCCAATAATTTATGGTACTACAAAAGAGTTTTTAAAGTACTTTGGCTTAACTTGTTTAGAAGACTTACCATCCTTGGAAGAGTTTGAAGTAGATATTGAAGAAGAATAA
- a CDS encoding class I SAM-dependent methyltransferase — protein sequence MDYKYFKNAVEITKMIMEKTISPGNTVIDCTVGKGNDTINLAKLVGPHGRVYGFDIQKTAIKLSEEKLKNENLLERVILINDGHENLSKHISVSENVSFVVFNLGYLPEGDHSIITKTETTLIALKESLSILVHGGILLVTCYPGHDGGREEMENVEKFLLNLNQKEYSTLKFQFINQINNPPILYGVEKNNY from the coding sequence ATGGATTATAAATACTTTAAAAATGCAGTAGAAATAACAAAAATGATTATGGAGAAAACTATTTCTCCAGGAAATACTGTAATTGATTGTACAGTTGGCAAAGGAAATGATACAATAAACTTGGCAAAATTAGTAGGACCTCATGGCAGGGTTTATGGTTTTGATATCCAAAAAACAGCTATAAAACTTTCTGAAGAAAAGCTAAAAAATGAAAACTTACTAGAAAGGGTAATTCTTATTAATGATGGTCATGAAAACCTTTCCAAGCATATAAGTGTAAGTGAAAATGTGAGTTTTGTTGTTTTTAATTTAGGCTATCTTCCTGAAGGTGATCATAGTATAATAACCAAAACTGAAACTACTTTGATTGCTTTAAAAGAGTCACTAAGTATTTTAGTTCATGGTGGTATTCTTCTTGTAACCTGCTATCCAGGTCATGATGGTGGGCGAGAAGAAATGGAGAATGTAGAGAAGTTTTTGTTAAATTTAAATCAAAAAGAATATAGTACTTTAAAGTTTCAATTCATCAATCAAATTAACAATCCGCCAATACTATATGGCGTAGAAAAAAATAATTATTAG
- a CDS encoding FAD-dependent oxidoreductase, whose protein sequence is MDTVVIIGGGWAGCAASIRAKKMGAKVVLIERTDMLLGLGNVGGIMRNNGRYTATEENIHLGASELFEITDMYSRHKNLDFPGHKHASLYDVTKIEPEVRRLLTNLGIEVLLKKRAIDVIINNRTIEGIVLNDDSVIYGDVFIETTGSTGPMGNCLRYGNGCSMCILRCPTFGPRISISEKSGVDDLMGKKKDGTFGAFSGSCKLNKDSLSFEIRNELDEKGVVVLPVPKEDIHLDKLDKKVCQQYALKEYAENIILLDTGHAKMMTTFYPLEDLRKIQGLENARYEDPYSGGIGNSVRYLSMAPRDNAMKVIGVNNLFCGGEKAGLFVGHTEAITTGSLAGYNSVRMIRGEELLELPRTLAVGDIIAYENEMIQKEEGLRKRYTFAGSDYFIRMKDLNLYSIDRDAIQERVKKNKLLNIYNRI, encoded by the coding sequence TTGGATACTGTTGTAATAATTGGAGGAGGATGGGCAGGTTGTGCAGCAAGTATTAGGGCAAAAAAAATGGGGGCAAAAGTTGTATTGATTGAAAGAACGGATATGCTTTTAGGTTTAGGTAATGTTGGTGGTATTATGAGAAATAATGGAAGATATACTGCCACTGAAGAAAACATTCATTTAGGTGCTAGTGAATTGTTTGAAATTACAGATATGTATTCAAGACATAAAAATTTAGATTTTCCTGGTCATAAACATGCTAGCCTTTATGATGTTACCAAAATTGAACCAGAAGTGAGAAGATTGCTTACGAACTTAGGAATAGAAGTGTTATTAAAAAAGAGAGCGATAGATGTTATAATAAACAATAGAACTATAGAAGGAATAGTCTTAAATGATGATAGTGTAATTTATGGAGATGTGTTTATTGAGACAACTGGGTCTACAGGACCTATGGGAAATTGTTTACGATATGGGAATGGTTGTTCTATGTGTATATTAAGATGTCCAACTTTTGGTCCGCGAATAAGTATTAGTGAAAAAAGTGGTGTTGATGATTTAATGGGTAAAAAGAAAGATGGTACATTTGGAGCTTTTAGTGGTTCTTGTAAATTAAATAAGGATTCATTAAGTTTTGAAATAAGAAATGAATTGGATGAAAAAGGAGTAGTTGTTCTTCCTGTGCCAAAAGAAGATATACATTTAGATAAACTAGATAAAAAAGTATGTCAGCAATATGCTTTAAAAGAGTATGCAGAAAATATTATTTTGCTAGATACAGGTCATGCAAAGATGATGACAACATTCTATCCTTTAGAAGATTTAAGGAAAATACAAGGTTTAGAAAATGCAAGATATGAAGATCCTTATTCTGGAGGTATAGGCAATTCTGTTAGATATTTATCTATGGCACCTAGAGATAATGCTATGAAGGTAATAGGAGTAAATAACTTGTTTTGTGGAGGAGAAAAAGCAGGACTATTTGTAGGGCATACAGAAGCAATTACTACTGGTAGTCTAGCAGGGTATAATAGTGTTAGAATGATTAGGGGAGAAGAACTTTTAGAACTCCCTAGGACGCTTGCTGTAGGAGATATTATTGCATATGAAAACGAGATGATACAAAAAGAAGAAGGACTTAGAAAAAGATATACATTTGCTGGTAGTGATTATTTTATTAGGATGAAAGATTTAAATCTTTATTCAATTGATAGAGATGCTATTCAGGAGAGAGTGAAGAAAAATAAACTACTAAATATTTATAATAGAATTTAG
- a CDS encoding DUF2953 domain-containing protein produces the protein MYWVFIVMLLIITIFLSPIYIKIQFNWNKTFKAKINFTFLFGLIKRSIYSKKENIKDANDKNIIVRFKKIKKVYKVNKKYIKYFLDRCEIVELKWITKYGFEDAAVTGITNGVFWSVKNTVLGVFLNNRKVKDIYINVIPDFEEKNFEMDFNCIIKIKTVYIIIVSLYVLITKKGGEKIARSSY, from the coding sequence ATGTATTGGGTTTTTATTGTTATGCTATTGATAATCACCATTTTTTTGTCTCCAATATATATAAAAATTCAATTTAATTGGAATAAAACTTTTAAGGCTAAAATTAATTTCACATTTTTGTTTGGTTTAATAAAACGTAGTATTTACTCTAAAAAAGAAAACATTAAAGATGCTAATGATAAAAATATAATAGTTAGATTTAAAAAAATAAAAAAAGTGTATAAAGTTAACAAAAAATATATTAAATATTTTTTAGATAGATGTGAAATAGTAGAATTAAAATGGATAACAAAATATGGTTTTGAGGATGCTGCTGTTACAGGGATTACAAATGGAGTATTTTGGTCTGTTAAGAATACTGTACTAGGAGTATTTTTAAACAATAGAAAAGTAAAAGATATTTATATTAATGTAATACCAGATTTTGAAGAAAAAAATTTCGAAATGGATTTTAATTGTATAATTAAAATCAAAACTGTTTATATTATTATTGTAAGCTTATATGTATTAATTACAAAAAAAGGTGGTGAAAAAATTGCCAGATCATCCTATTGA
- a CDS encoding sulfide/dihydroorotate dehydrogenase-like FAD/NAD-binding protein, translated as MSNTYKCIDAGSEFCPCHLAETMDCISCSQLQGKNTCDCGWNGVCILNEFYMNNKKVNGSRKAYSGYVILNKEIYSNVFMLKIKTDKNLVKQLNRSGSYVLLKAIDKDYFYNVPMSILDLDGDEYFYIVYKNKGSKTKSLDKVEILDIKGPYWNGIQGINYLKQVKNSNCLVIARGIGQSSVVLPIREMIRNSNKIFLFLDSGNMNLDYALDFLNDDLTVIKGDLYKDSQKIQELIINNNIKLVFSSGSDLVHNHIINLIKDVNENINYMTSNNSTICCSEGICGSCIRRIETGKKVRMCKSQLNPKKLFS; from the coding sequence ATGTCTAATACTTACAAATGTATTGATGCAGGAAGTGAGTTTTGTCCATGTCATTTAGCAGAGACTATGGATTGTATATCTTGTTCTCAGTTACAAGGGAAGAATACTTGTGATTGTGGTTGGAATGGTGTATGTATTTTAAATGAATTTTATATGAACAACAAAAAAGTAAATGGCAGTAGAAAAGCTTATAGTGGTTATGTAATATTAAATAAAGAAATATATTCAAATGTTTTTATGCTTAAGATAAAAACTGACAAAAACCTTGTAAAACAATTGAATAGGTCAGGTTCTTATGTACTATTAAAAGCTATCGATAAAGATTATTTTTATAATGTACCTATGTCAATTTTGGATTTAGATGGGGATGAATATTTTTATATAGTATATAAAAACAAAGGAAGTAAAACGAAATCATTAGATAAAGTTGAAATTCTTGATATAAAAGGTCCATATTGGAATGGCATACAGGGAATAAATTATTTAAAGCAAGTAAAAAATTCCAATTGCTTGGTTATAGCAAGGGGGATAGGCCAATCATCAGTAGTATTACCAATTAGAGAAATGATTAGAAATAGCAACAAAATATTTTTGTTTTTGGATAGTGGAAACATGAATTTAGATTATGCTTTAGATTTTTTAAATGATGATTTGACTGTTATCAAAGGAGATTTATATAAAGATAGTCAAAAGATACAGGAATTAATAATAAATAATAACATTAAATTAGTATTTTCTTCTGGTTCAGATTTAGTTCATAATCACATAATTAATTTAATTAAAGATGTAAATGAAAATATTAATTATATGACTAGTAACAACAGTACAATTTGTTGTAGTGAAGGGATATGTGGTTCTTGTATAAGAAGAATTGAAACAGGTAAAAAAGTTAGAATGTGTAAAAGTCAATTAAATCCTAAGAAATTATTTAGTTAG